In the Hordeum vulgare subsp. vulgare chromosome 7H, MorexV3_pseudomolecules_assembly, whole genome shotgun sequence genome, one interval contains:
- the LOC123409651 gene encoding protein RGF1 INDUCIBLE TRANSCRIPTION FACTOR 1-like isoform X2, which translates to MMMRRVAPPASEDDSSGSGVPGWLEALLGTRFFLACAAHPGSPRNECNMFCIDCRATPAAFCYYCRSHRHAAHRVIQIRRSSYHDVVRVTEVEDVLDIAGVQTYVINSARVLFLNERPQPRGAGAAAGKAAASPYNCEICGRALLDPFRFCSLGCKLVDTKTHGHGHGATVVGNVDGGSEAETETEAGGSKNGARPQGRRRKGTPHRAPFGS; encoded by the exons ATGATGATGCGGCGGGTGGCGCCGCCCGCGTCCGAGGACGACAGCTCGGGGTCCGGCGTGCCCGGCTGGTTGGAGGCGCTCCTGGGCACCCGCTTCTTCCTGGCCTGCGCGGCGCACCCGGGCTCCCCGCGCAACGAGTGCAACATGTTCTGCATCGATTGCCGCGCCACGCCCGCCGCATTCTGCTACTACTGCCGCTCCCACCGCCACGCGGCGCACCGGGTCATCCAG ATACGGCGGTCCTCCTACCACGACGTGGTGCGCGTCACGGAGGTGGAGGACGTCCTCGACATCGCCGGCGTCCAGACCTACGTCATCAACAGCGCCAGGGTCCTCTTCCTCAACGAGCGGCCCCAGCCGCGCGGCGCCGGCGCCGCAGCGGGGAAGGCCGCCGCGTCCCCCTACAACTGCGAGATCTGCGGCCGTGCGCTGCTCGACCCGTTCCGCTTCTGCTCCCTCGGATGCAAG TTGGTGGACACCAAGACGCATGGGCACGGGCACGGGGCGACCGTCGTCGGCAATGTCGACGGCGGCAGTGAGGCCGAGACCGAGACCGAGGCCGGCGGCAGCAAGAACGGCGCGCGGCCCCAGGGTCGGCGGCGGAAGGGGACACCCCACCGGGCGCCGTTCGGTTCGTGA
- the LOC123409651 gene encoding protein RGF1 INDUCIBLE TRANSCRIPTION FACTOR 1-like isoform X1 encodes MMMRRVAPPASEDDSSGSGVPGWLEALLGTRFFLACAAHPGSPRNECNMFCIDCRATPAAFCYYCRSHRHAAHRVIQQIRRSSYHDVVRVTEVEDVLDIAGVQTYVINSARVLFLNERPQPRGAGAAAGKAAASPYNCEICGRALLDPFRFCSLGCKLVDTKTHGHGHGATVVGNVDGGSEAETETEAGGSKNGARPQGRRRKGTPHRAPFGS; translated from the exons ATGATGATGCGGCGGGTGGCGCCGCCCGCGTCCGAGGACGACAGCTCGGGGTCCGGCGTGCCCGGCTGGTTGGAGGCGCTCCTGGGCACCCGCTTCTTCCTGGCCTGCGCGGCGCACCCGGGCTCCCCGCGCAACGAGTGCAACATGTTCTGCATCGATTGCCGCGCCACGCCCGCCGCATTCTGCTACTACTGCCGCTCCCACCGCCACGCGGCGCACCGGGTCATCCAG CAGATACGGCGGTCCTCCTACCACGACGTGGTGCGCGTCACGGAGGTGGAGGACGTCCTCGACATCGCCGGCGTCCAGACCTACGTCATCAACAGCGCCAGGGTCCTCTTCCTCAACGAGCGGCCCCAGCCGCGCGGCGCCGGCGCCGCAGCGGGGAAGGCCGCCGCGTCCCCCTACAACTGCGAGATCTGCGGCCGTGCGCTGCTCGACCCGTTCCGCTTCTGCTCCCTCGGATGCAAG TTGGTGGACACCAAGACGCATGGGCACGGGCACGGGGCGACCGTCGTCGGCAATGTCGACGGCGGCAGTGAGGCCGAGACCGAGACCGAGGCCGGCGGCAGCAAGAACGGCGCGCGGCCCCAGGGTCGGCGGCGGAAGGGGACACCCCACCGGGCGCCGTTCGGTTCGTGA